The following coding sequences are from one Streptomyces venezuelae window:
- a CDS encoding IucA/IucC family protein, producing MNATPASEGRPQPDAPGACGAHTSLVAESGTVPRQKGGGQEAERLRGVSSDLLEHPDPHIAAQAAAVENLLRCWVRENNLPAPDHGILRVPLEASGTALLVPVHYWSATGWHRFSLPYLEDGPAGAPPVDAVTVAALLGRESARRTTEPWAQDGSAEQATTVADAADKADAADQAAAVGTEAAVNPSEPVDGADLVGRVADSVRRTATFIADRRDRPADEPDLFLAAEQSLLLGHPLHPTPKSREGLSDTESRLYSPELRGTFALHWLAVDRSVLASDSAWTERGRTVPADQLAARLVGGELPLPDDRVALPVHPWQIRELRHRPSTAALFDADLIQDLGTHGAPWRPTSSVRTLYRPGAAAMLKLSLGLRITNSRRENLRKELHRGVEVHRLLRSGLAEEWQSVHPCFDVVRDPAWLAVTQPDGTPVAGLDVMIRHNPFRPGDDATCIAGLVSPRPSVLPSCQDSHAMRSRLGETVTRLAGRTGRSRGAVATEWFLRYLETVVRPVLWLDSEAGVALEAHQQNTLLLLDPDGWPVGGRYRDNQGYYFRESRRADLERRLPGIGRDSDTFVSDGVTDERFAYYLGINNVLGLIGALGAERLADERLLLAAFRRFLADVASGPAKLRTSLPATLLDSPVLRCKANLLTRLHGLDELVGPVDTQSVYVTIPNPLHS from the coding sequence TTGAACGCCACCCCCGCATCCGAAGGCCGCCCCCAACCCGACGCCCCAGGCGCGTGCGGCGCGCACACCTCACTGGTGGCGGAGTCCGGTACGGTCCCCCGGCAGAAGGGTGGCGGCCAGGAGGCCGAGCGCCTGCGCGGGGTCTCCAGCGACCTGTTGGAACACCCCGACCCGCACATCGCCGCACAGGCAGCGGCCGTCGAGAACCTCCTCCGCTGCTGGGTCAGGGAGAACAACCTCCCCGCTCCGGACCACGGAATCCTGCGGGTCCCCCTCGAAGCCAGCGGAACGGCGCTGCTCGTCCCCGTGCACTACTGGTCGGCCACCGGCTGGCACCGCTTCAGCCTCCCCTACCTGGAGGACGGCCCCGCCGGCGCGCCACCCGTGGACGCCGTCACCGTCGCAGCCCTCCTTGGCCGCGAGTCAGCCCGGCGTACGACGGAACCATGGGCTCAGGACGGCAGTGCGGAGCAAGCGACAACCGTTGCCGATGCGGCCGACAAAGCCGATGCGGCCGACCAAGCCGCAGCGGTCGGCACGGAAGCAGCGGTCAACCCGTCCGAGCCCGTCGACGGTGCCGACCTCGTCGGTCGCGTCGCCGACTCGGTTCGGCGCACGGCCACCTTCATCGCCGACCGTCGTGACCGGCCCGCCGACGAACCCGACCTCTTCCTCGCCGCCGAGCAGTCCCTCCTTCTCGGGCACCCCCTGCATCCGACCCCCAAGAGCCGCGAGGGCCTCTCCGACACCGAATCCCGCCTGTACTCCCCGGAGTTGCGCGGCACCTTCGCGCTGCACTGGCTCGCTGTCGACCGCTCTGTACTGGCCTCCGATTCGGCGTGGACCGAGCGCGGCCGCACCGTCCCCGCCGACCAGCTCGCCGCCCGCCTCGTAGGCGGCGAGTTGCCGCTCCCGGACGACCGCGTCGCCCTTCCCGTGCACCCGTGGCAAATCCGCGAGCTCCGGCACCGGCCCTCGACCGCCGCGCTCTTCGACGCCGATCTCATCCAGGATCTCGGCACCCACGGCGCCCCCTGGCGCCCCACCTCCTCCGTCCGGACCCTCTACCGCCCCGGCGCGGCCGCCATGCTGAAGCTGTCGCTCGGCCTGCGCATCACCAACTCCCGTCGTGAGAACCTCCGCAAAGAACTCCACCGCGGCGTCGAGGTCCACCGGCTGTTGCGCAGCGGCCTCGCCGAGGAGTGGCAGTCGGTCCACCCCTGCTTCGACGTGGTCCGCGACCCTGCATGGCTCGCCGTGACGCAGCCCGACGGCACGCCCGTCGCCGGGCTCGACGTCATGATCCGGCACAACCCCTTCCGACCCGGAGACGACGCCACCTGCATCGCCGGACTCGTCTCACCCCGGCCCTCGGTGCTGCCCTCCTGCCAGGACAGCCACGCGATGCGCTCCCGGCTCGGCGAGACCGTCACCCGCCTCGCCGGACGAACGGGCCGCTCCCGGGGCGCAGTTGCCACCGAGTGGTTCCTGCGCTATCTGGAAACCGTCGTACGCCCCGTGCTCTGGCTGGACAGCGAGGCAGGGGTCGCCCTGGAGGCGCACCAGCAGAACACCCTCCTCCTGCTCGACCCCGACGGCTGGCCCGTGGGCGGCCGGTACCGCGACAACCAGGGCTACTACTTCCGCGAGTCCCGGCGCGCCGACCTCGAACGACGCCTTCCCGGCATCGGGAGGGACAGCGACACGTTCGTGTCCGACGGGGTGACGGACGAACGGTTCGCCTACTACCTCGGCATCAACAACGTCCTCGGCCTCATCGGAGCTCTCGGCGCCGAACGGCTCGCGGACGAACGGTTGCTGCTCGCCGCCTTCCGTCGCTTCCTCGCCGACGTGGCCTCGGGCCCCGCCAAGCTGCGCACCTCGCTGCCCGCGACCCTGCTCGACTCACCCGTGCTGCGCTGCAAGGCCAACCTGCTGACCCGGTTGCACGGTCTTGACGAGCTCGTCGGCCCGGTCGACACCCAGTCCGTCTACGTCACCATCCCCAACCCCCTCCATTCCTGA
- a CDS encoding trypsin-like serine peptidase: MRSTRAPFARNRGRRVALAATGLAATLALTATACGPSDDKASDKPDSTTSQGADGSDSGSDVRLPDGLADKLKDKGIDLDDWKNGAWKNWDKDDWVREAKDFANPVIEGLWKPERMKKAKDPNKTIAAKDAVADQGATDPAPTPVQAKQEKTPYHENAAPVGKIFFDSPKGSMVCSGTVVKDPRNPGKSNLVWTAGHCVHAGAEGGWYRNIAFVPSYNDLGKSETDLRNAAPQEIAPYGQYWADWVSTSNEWINDGGPTGGAGATYDYAVMHVKPEQGGKSLEETVGNALDVDFSTPAARSVSSMGAWGYPAAPPYNGLIMHKCVDRPGRLSLSPSLPTMYRIGCTMTGGSSGGGWFRVANGKTTLVSNTSIGPAENTWLAGPQLGRGAQQVYDMMSKKYGAQ, translated from the coding sequence ATGCGTTCCACTCGTGCGCCGTTCGCGCGCAACCGCGGACGGCGGGTGGCGCTCGCCGCCACCGGGCTCGCGGCCACTCTGGCGCTCACCGCCACCGCCTGTGGTCCCAGCGACGACAAGGCAAGCGACAAGCCGGACTCCACCACGTCCCAGGGAGCCGACGGCTCCGACTCCGGTTCCGACGTCAGGCTTCCCGACGGCCTCGCCGACAAGCTCAAGGACAAGGGCATCGACCTGGACGACTGGAAGAACGGCGCCTGGAAGAACTGGGACAAGGACGACTGGGTCCGGGAGGCCAAGGACTTCGCCAACCCGGTCATCGAAGGGCTCTGGAAGCCCGAGCGGATGAAGAAGGCGAAGGACCCGAACAAGACGATCGCCGCGAAGGACGCGGTCGCCGATCAGGGCGCGACCGACCCGGCGCCGACGCCGGTCCAGGCCAAGCAGGAGAAGACGCCGTACCACGAGAACGCCGCTCCGGTCGGCAAGATCTTCTTCGACTCCCCCAAGGGTTCGATGGTCTGCTCGGGCACCGTGGTGAAGGACCCGCGCAACCCCGGCAAGTCCAACCTCGTGTGGACCGCGGGCCACTGCGTGCACGCGGGCGCCGAGGGCGGCTGGTACCGCAACATCGCCTTCGTGCCCTCGTACAACGACCTGGGCAAGTCCGAGACCGACCTGCGCAACGCGGCTCCGCAGGAGATCGCCCCCTACGGCCAGTACTGGGCCGACTGGGTCTCGACCTCGAATGAGTGGATCAACGACGGGGGCCCGACGGGCGGCGCCGGTGCGACGTACGACTACGCCGTCATGCACGTCAAGCCGGAGCAGGGCGGCAAGTCCCTCGAGGAGACCGTCGGCAACGCGCTCGACGTCGACTTCTCGACCCCGGCCGCGCGGAGCGTGAGCTCGATGGGCGCCTGGGGCTACCCGGCCGCTCCCCCGTACAACGGCCTGATCATGCACAAGTGTGTCGACAGGCCGGGCCGTCTCTCGCTGTCGCCGTCGCTGCCGACGATGTACCGCATCGGCTGCACGATGACGGGCGGTTCGTCCGGCGGCGGCTGGTTCCGCGTGGCGAACGGCAAGACCACGCTCGTGTCGAACACCTCGATCGGCCCGGCCGAGAACACCTGGCTGGCGGGCCCGCAGCTGGGCCGCGGCGCCCAGCAGGTCTACGACATGATGAGCAAGAAGTACGGCGCTCAGTGA
- a CDS encoding trypsin-like serine peptidase, translated as MRPIRPLFAVRSRRSTRSRTSSVAAVALGAALVLTATACGPSEDNAAGDSSSAQPGDSNGDDKIQIPDAWKDKLKENGIDLDEWKNGAWKNWNKDDWLREAGDFVNPIIEDLWDPDRMRDADKNPDRGVDENDISGDQGVTDPTPKPVEAAAVKAPYHDQVAESGKLFFDGPEGSMVCSATVVKDPAHPGKSNMVWTAGHCVHAGAKGGWYRNMVFVPSYNNSGKSVAELQNAPKEEVAPYGVWWGDWAQTSDQWIEQGGPTGGAGAPYDFAVIHVKPEKGSEGKSLEETVGSALPVDFNAPAVPQIDTMTATGYPAAPPFDGQKMFQCADKPGRLSLTKPDPTMYRVGCTMTGGSSGGGWVTKGQDGKPALVSNTSIGPVTAGWLAGPRLGKEAKGIYSAVSKKFADK; from the coding sequence ATGCGACCCATACGTCCGCTCTTCGCTGTTCGCAGTAGGAGGAGCACGCGCTCCAGAACTTCCTCTGTGGCGGCTGTGGCGCTCGGCGCGGCGCTCGTACTGACCGCCACGGCCTGCGGTCCCAGCGAGGACAACGCCGCCGGTGACTCGTCCTCGGCCCAGCCCGGCGACAGCAACGGTGACGACAAGATCCAGATCCCGGACGCCTGGAAGGACAAGCTCAAGGAGAACGGGATCGACCTGGACGAATGGAAGAACGGCGCCTGGAAGAACTGGAACAAGGACGACTGGCTGCGCGAGGCCGGCGACTTCGTCAACCCGATCATCGAGGACCTGTGGGACCCGGACCGGATGCGGGACGCCGACAAGAACCCCGACCGGGGCGTCGACGAGAACGACATCTCCGGTGACCAGGGCGTCACCGACCCGACCCCCAAGCCCGTGGAGGCAGCCGCCGTGAAGGCGCCGTACCACGACCAGGTCGCCGAGTCGGGCAAGCTCTTCTTCGACGGCCCCGAGGGTTCGATGGTCTGCTCCGCGACCGTCGTGAAGGACCCCGCCCACCCGGGCAAGTCCAACATGGTGTGGACCGCGGGCCACTGCGTGCACGCGGGCGCCAAGGGCGGCTGGTACCGCAACATGGTCTTCGTGCCGTCGTACAACAACAGCGGCAAGTCGGTCGCGGAGCTGCAGAACGCTCCGAAGGAAGAGGTCGCTCCGTACGGCGTCTGGTGGGGTGACTGGGCGCAGACCTCCGACCAGTGGATCGAGCAGGGCGGTCCGACCGGCGGCGCGGGCGCGCCGTACGACTTCGCGGTCATCCACGTGAAGCCGGAGAAGGGCAGCGAGGGCAAGTCGCTCGAGGAGACGGTCGGTTCGGCGCTCCCGGTGGACTTCAACGCCCCGGCCGTTCCGCAGATCGACACGATGACGGCGACGGGATACCCGGCGGCGCCGCCGTTCGACGGCCAGAAGATGTTCCAGTGCGCCGACAAGCCGGGCCGTCTCTCGCTGACGAAGCCCGACCCGACCATGTACCGCGTCGGCTGCACCATGACCGGCGGGTCGTCCGGCGGCGGCTGGGTCACCAAGGGCCAGGACGGCAAGCCCGCGCTCGTGTCGAACACCTCCATCGGTCCGGTGACGGCGGGTTGGCTGGCCGGTCCGCGCCTCGGCAAGGAAGCCAAGGGCATCTACAGCGCGGTGAGCAAGAAGTTCGCCGACAAGTAG
- the hflX gene encoding GTPase HflX gives MTSSSSPSQDAQSFAQNYPEGLRADALMEEDVAWSHEIDGERDGEQLDRSERAALRRVAGLSTELEDVTEVEYRQLRLERVVLVGVWTSGTVQDAENSLAELAALAETAGALVLDGVVQRRDKPDPATYIGSGKALELRDIVLETGADTVVCDGELSPGQLIHLEDVVKVKVVDRTALILDIFAQHAKSREGKAQVALAQMQYMLPRLRGWGQSLSRQMGGGGGGGMATRGPGETKIETDRRRIREKMAKMRREIAEMKTGRDIKRQERRRNKVPSVAIAGYTNAGKSSLLNRLTGAGVLVENALFATLDPTVRRAETPSGRIYTLADTVGFVRHLPHHLVEAFRSTMEEVGDSDLILHVVDGSHPVPEEQLAAVREVIRDVGATDVPEIVVINKADAADPLVLQRLLRNEKHAIAVSARTGAGIEELLGLIDTELPRPEVEIEALVPYTHGQLVSRAHAEGEVLSEEHTADGTLLKAQVHEELAAELAPYVLATH, from the coding sequence ATGACCTCCTCTTCTTCCCCTTCCCAGGACGCACAGAGCTTCGCGCAGAACTACCCCGAAGGTCTTCGGGCCGATGCCCTGATGGAAGAGGACGTCGCCTGGAGCCACGAGATCGACGGAGAGCGGGACGGCGAGCAGCTCGACCGCTCCGAGCGCGCGGCTCTGCGCCGCGTCGCCGGCCTCTCCACCGAGCTCGAGGACGTCACCGAAGTCGAGTACCGACAGCTCCGCCTGGAGCGCGTGGTGCTCGTCGGCGTATGGACCTCCGGCACGGTCCAGGATGCGGAGAACTCCCTCGCCGAGCTGGCCGCTCTCGCCGAGACGGCGGGCGCGCTCGTGCTCGACGGCGTCGTCCAGCGCCGCGACAAGCCCGACCCGGCGACGTACATCGGCTCCGGCAAGGCCCTGGAGCTGCGCGACATCGTGCTCGAAACCGGCGCCGACACCGTCGTCTGCGACGGTGAGCTGAGCCCCGGCCAGCTGATCCACCTCGAAGACGTCGTCAAGGTCAAGGTGGTCGACAGGACCGCCCTGATCCTCGACATCTTCGCCCAGCACGCCAAGTCCCGCGAGGGCAAGGCGCAGGTCGCCCTCGCGCAGATGCAGTACATGCTGCCGAGGCTGCGCGGCTGGGGCCAGTCGCTCTCCCGGCAGATGGGTGGCGGCGGCGGTGGCGGCATGGCCACCCGTGGCCCCGGTGAGACCAAGATCGAGACGGACCGGCGACGGATCCGCGAGAAGATGGCGAAGATGCGCCGGGAGATCGCGGAGATGAAGACCGGCCGCGACATCAAGCGCCAGGAACGCAGGCGCAACAAGGTGCCCTCGGTCGCCATCGCCGGATACACGAACGCGGGCAAGTCCTCGCTGCTCAACCGCCTCACGGGCGCGGGCGTCCTGGTGGAGAACGCACTGTTCGCCACTCTGGACCCCACCGTCCGCAGGGCCGAGACGCCGAGCGGCCGGATCTACACCCTGGCGGACACCGTCGGGTTCGTCCGGCACCTGCCGCACCACCTCGTCGAGGCGTTCCGCTCCACGATGGAAGAGGTCGGCGACTCCGACCTGATCCTGCATGTGGTGGACGGTTCGCACCCGGTGCCCGAGGAGCAGCTCGCCGCCGTTCGCGAGGTCATCCGTGATGTGGGCGCGACCGACGTGCCCGAGATCGTGGTGATCAACAAGGCGGACGCGGCGGACCCGCTGGTCCTCCAGCGCCTGCTGCGCAACGAGAAGCACGCGATCGCGGTCTCCGCGCGGACCGGCGCCGGCATCGAGGAGCTGCTCGGGCTCATCGACACCGAGCTGCCGCGGCCCGAGGTCGAGATCGAGGCCCTCGTTCCGTACACGCACGGACAGCTCGTCTCGCGGGCGCACGCCGAGGGCGAGGTGCTCTCCGAGGAGCACACCGCCGACGGCACCCTGCTCAAGGCGCAGGTCCACGAGGAACTCGCCGCGGAGCTCGCTCCGTACGTGCTGGCCACGCACTGA
- a CDS encoding GNAT family N-acetyltransferase — translation MSPTDASTDDGIDDGIDAGIDPGRDAGIESTAGGADCADTLDLRLPDELVALLAEGERRIGGAQDDLLDGVGDWGPVTTGAGVFQLVPVRLERDLRVISRWMNDPAVAAFWELAGPEAVTETHLRTQLDGDGRSVPCLGVLDGMPMSYWELYRADLDPLARHYASRPHDTGIHLLIGSVANRGRGLGTSLLRAVADLVLDHRPSCARVVAEPDLRNTPSVSAFLSAGFRFFAEVDLPDKRAALMVRDRALRALL, via the coding sequence GTGTCTCCCACCGATGCGAGCACCGATGACGGGATCGACGATGGGATCGACGCCGGTATTGACCCCGGACGCGATGCCGGAATCGAATCCACTGCGGGCGGCGCCGACTGCGCGGACACCCTCGACCTGCGGTTGCCCGATGAGCTCGTCGCCCTGTTGGCAGAGGGCGAGCGGCGGATCGGTGGGGCGCAGGACGATCTCCTGGACGGCGTCGGTGACTGGGGCCCTGTCACCACCGGCGCCGGTGTCTTCCAACTCGTGCCCGTACGTCTCGAACGTGACCTCCGAGTGATCAGCCGCTGGATGAACGACCCCGCGGTGGCCGCTTTCTGGGAACTGGCCGGACCCGAGGCCGTGACGGAGACCCACCTCCGGACACAGCTGGACGGGGACGGACGCAGTGTTCCCTGCCTGGGTGTGCTGGACGGCATGCCGATGAGCTACTGGGAGCTGTACCGGGCGGACCTGGATCCGCTGGCCCGGCACTACGCCTCGCGGCCGCACGACACCGGCATCCACCTCCTCATCGGCAGCGTCGCCAACCGCGGCCGCGGCCTCGGCACTTCGTTGCTCAGAGCCGTGGCCGACCTCGTGCTCGACCACCGCCCTTCCTGCGCACGCGTCGTAGCTGAACCCGACCTGCGCAACACCCCCTCCGTCTCCGCCTTCCTGAGCGCCGGTTTCCGCTTCTTCGCCGAGGTGGATCTGCCCGACAAACGCGCGGCGCTCATGGTCCGTGACCGGGCCCTGCGCGCCCTGCTCTGA
- a CDS encoding diaminobutyrate--2-oxoglutarate transaminase family protein: MPHAGAQPVAAPAAQTTAHEGILRRQAARESAARTYARALPIVPVRARGLTIEGADGRRYLDCLSGAGTLALGHNHPVVLEAIRKVLDSGAPLHVLDLATPVKDAFTTELFRTLPPGLADRARIQFCGPAGTDAVEAALKLVRAATGRDGLLAFTGAYHGMTAGALEASGGASTVRVGRLPYPQDYRCPFGLGGARGAELSARWTENLLDDTKSGVPSPAGMILEPVQGEGGVYPAPDAWLRRMREITAARGIPLIADEVQTGVGRTGAFWAVEHSGIVPDVMVLSKAIGGSLPLAVVVYRDDLDVWPPGAHAGTFRGNQLAMAAGAATLAYVRENGLAERAATLGARMLAQLRSLAAHHPCIGEVRGRGLMIGVELVDPHANAEPGAASAQQHLDAPLADLAPTAQPRPPAPELAAAVQRECLRRGLIVELGGRHSSVVRLLPPLTLTDEQATAVLDRLADALATAAHAHLR; this comes from the coding sequence CTGCCGCACGCAGGGGCGCAGCCCGTGGCGGCTCCCGCGGCGCAGACCACAGCTCACGAAGGCATCCTGCGGCGCCAGGCCGCACGCGAATCGGCCGCCCGTACCTACGCGCGAGCCCTCCCGATCGTCCCGGTCCGGGCCCGCGGCCTGACGATCGAGGGCGCCGACGGCCGCCGCTACCTCGACTGCCTCTCCGGCGCAGGAACCCTCGCATTGGGCCACAACCACCCCGTGGTGCTCGAAGCGATCAGGAAGGTCCTCGACTCCGGGGCCCCGCTGCACGTCCTCGATCTGGCCACACCGGTCAAGGACGCCTTCACCACGGAACTGTTCCGCACGCTGCCGCCCGGCCTCGCGGACCGTGCGCGGATCCAGTTCTGCGGCCCGGCCGGGACGGACGCGGTGGAGGCGGCGCTGAAGCTCGTCCGTGCGGCCACCGGCCGCGACGGCCTGCTCGCCTTCACCGGCGCCTACCACGGCATGACCGCCGGGGCGCTCGAAGCATCCGGCGGCGCATCGACCGTCCGGGTCGGACGCCTGCCCTACCCCCAGGACTACCGCTGCCCCTTCGGCCTCGGCGGCGCACGAGGCGCCGAACTGTCCGCCCGGTGGACGGAAAACCTCCTCGACGACACCAAATCGGGCGTACCGTCCCCCGCCGGCATGATCCTCGAACCCGTCCAGGGAGAAGGCGGGGTCTACCCCGCACCCGACGCCTGGCTCCGCCGGATGCGCGAGATCACCGCCGCCCGCGGCATCCCGCTCATCGCGGACGAGGTGCAGACGGGCGTCGGCCGCACCGGCGCCTTCTGGGCCGTCGAGCACAGCGGCATCGTCCCGGACGTGATGGTGCTCTCCAAGGCGATCGGTGGCAGCCTCCCCCTGGCCGTCGTGGTCTACCGCGACGACCTCGACGTATGGCCCCCCGGCGCCCACGCGGGAACCTTCCGCGGCAACCAGCTCGCCATGGCCGCGGGTGCGGCGACCCTCGCGTACGTCCGTGAGAACGGCCTCGCCGAACGCGCCGCCACCCTCGGCGCCCGCATGCTTGCCCAACTCCGCTCGCTGGCCGCGCACCACCCCTGCATCGGCGAGGTCCGCGGTCGGGGACTGATGATCGGCGTGGAACTGGTGGACCCGCACGCGAACGCCGAACCGGGTGCCGCATCCGCACAGCAGCACCTCGACGCACCCCTCGCCGACCTCGCCCCCACCGCGCAGCCCCGCCCCCCGGCGCCCGAACTCGCCGCCGCCGTGCAGCGGGAGTGTCTGCGCCGCGGCCTCATCGTCGAACTGGGCGGCCGCCACTCCAGCGTCGTACGTCTCCTGCCTCCCCTCACCCTCACCGACGAACAGGCGACCGCGGTCCTCGACCGCCTCGCCGACGCGCTGGCCACCGCGGCGCACGCCCACCTCAGATAG
- a CDS encoding IucA/IucC family protein, which yields MPNPSPSPFLRPSTELHDPPELTQDRWREAGRRLLAKMIGEFAYEEIIRPVPVPLAEGERDGEGDASRGGAGGGEAATYRLRLEPAGPEAAVDGPRRWGEAVDAAGKRGGITGSHEPTGAQQPTRAHEPTGSAEPTGAHERTRSAEPTGSAGQQGTVLTFRARRGSYGSWYVDPAGLTLTEGNGPAVALSDPLRFLVLARRTLGLDGATLGHLIRELTVTLSADARIDHTALSAAQLADLGYAELEGHQTGHPWLVLNKGRIGFSAGDTDRWAPEARRSTTLPWIAVHSDLAVYRGVAGLDTAQQLYARELSADIREAFAGLLRARGLDPAHYLYLPVHPWQWDETVLPLFAPSIAANAIVPLFSDGDLRLPQQSIRTFLNTTRPDRHTVKLPLSVLNTLVWRGLPTGRTVAAPAVTAWMHALRDADPFLRDECGVILLGEVASVAVEHPVYDGLPEVPYQYRELLGAIWREPLHRYLAPGERARTLASLTHTDSDGRAFVAELVQRSGLAPEAWLRRLFAALLPPLLHFLYRYGTVFSPHGENAIVVFDDKDVPVRLAVKDFVDDVNVSAVPLPEHDAMPGDVRDVLLTEPPGFLTQFIHSGLFVGVFRYLAPLCEEQLGVAEADFWSFVRAEILRHQARAPELKERYEMFDLLTPRIERLCLNRNRLHLDGYRDRPQRPHAAVHGTVANPLHQP from the coding sequence GTGCCGAATCCGTCCCCCAGCCCGTTTCTCCGACCGTCCACCGAGCTCCACGACCCACCCGAACTGACCCAGGACAGATGGCGAGAGGCCGGACGCAGGCTGCTGGCCAAGATGATCGGCGAGTTCGCGTACGAAGAGATCATCCGGCCGGTCCCCGTGCCCCTGGCCGAAGGGGAGCGGGATGGAGAGGGGGACGCGAGCCGCGGCGGTGCCGGGGGCGGTGAAGCGGCCACCTACCGGCTTCGACTCGAACCGGCCGGACCGGAGGCAGCCGTGGACGGGCCGCGGAGGTGGGGCGAGGCCGTCGATGCGGCGGGGAAGCGGGGCGGAATCACCGGCTCCCACGAACCCACCGGCGCCCAGCAGCCCACCCGCGCTCACGAACCCACCGGCTCCGCCGAGCCCACCGGCGCTCACGAACGCACCCGCTCGGCCGAACCCACCGGCTCCGCCGGGCAGCAAGGCACCGTCCTCACTTTCCGGGCGCGCCGCGGATCGTACGGAAGCTGGTATGTGGACCCGGCCGGCCTGACCCTCACCGAGGGCAACGGGCCGGCCGTCGCGTTGAGCGACCCCCTGCGCTTCCTCGTACTGGCCCGTCGGACCCTGGGCCTGGACGGTGCCACCCTTGGTCATCTCATCCGCGAGCTCACCGTGACCCTCAGTGCCGACGCCCGGATCGATCACACGGCGCTCAGCGCGGCTCAGCTCGCCGACCTCGGCTATGCGGAACTCGAAGGGCATCAGACGGGCCACCCGTGGCTCGTCCTCAACAAAGGCCGGATCGGATTCTCCGCAGGCGACACCGACCGCTGGGCGCCCGAGGCACGCCGCTCCACGACGCTTCCATGGATCGCCGTCCACTCCGACCTCGCCGTGTACCGCGGCGTCGCGGGACTGGACACTGCCCAGCAGCTGTACGCGCGTGAACTCTCCGCCGACATAAGGGAAGCTTTCGCGGGCTTACTGCGCGCACGCGGGCTGGACCCGGCGCACTACCTCTACCTGCCGGTGCACCCCTGGCAGTGGGACGAGACCGTGCTCCCGCTCTTTGCCCCGTCCATCGCCGCGAACGCCATCGTTCCGCTCTTCTCCGACGGTGACCTGCGCCTTCCCCAGCAGTCCATCCGTACGTTCCTCAACACCACCCGCCCCGACCGGCACACCGTGAAGCTTCCGCTGTCGGTCCTGAACACGCTCGTGTGGAGGGGCCTGCCCACCGGCCGCACGGTCGCCGCACCCGCCGTCACGGCCTGGATGCACGCGCTGCGGGACGCCGACCCCTTCCTGCGTGACGAATGCGGGGTCATTCTTCTCGGCGAGGTGGCGTCGGTGGCCGTCGAGCACCCCGTGTACGACGGGTTGCCGGAAGTCCCTTACCAGTACCGCGAGTTGCTCGGCGCCATCTGGCGGGAGCCCCTCCACCGGTACCTCGCGCCCGGTGAACGTGCCCGTACCCTCGCCTCCCTCACGCACACCGACTCCGACGGGCGCGCGTTCGTCGCCGAGCTCGTGCAGCGCTCGGGGCTGGCCCCCGAGGCTTGGCTGCGACGGCTCTTCGCCGCACTGCTGCCGCCCCTGCTGCACTTCCTCTACCGCTACGGCACGGTGTTCTCCCCTCATGGGGAGAACGCCATCGTCGTTTTCGACGACAAGGACGTGCCCGTCCGACTCGCGGTGAAGGACTTCGTGGACGACGTCAACGTGAGCGCGGTGCCGCTGCCCGAACACGACGCGATGCCCGGCGATGTGCGCGACGTACTCCTCACCGAGCCGCCCGGCTTCCTCACCCAGTTCATCCACTCGGGTCTTTTCGTGGGTGTCTTCCGGTACCTCGCGCCGCTCTGCGAGGAACAACTGGGTGTTGCGGAGGCCGACTTCTGGTCCTTCGTACGGGCCGAGATTTTGCGTCACCAGGCCCGCGCTCCCGAGCTGAAGGAACGGTACGAGATGTTCGACCTGCTCACCCCCCGTATCGAGCGGCTCTGCCTGAACCGGAACCGCCTTCACCTCGACGGATACCGTGACCGGCCCCAGCGTCCGCACGCCGCCGTGCACGGAACGGTGGCCAACCCCCTCCATCAGCCTTGA